The Acidimicrobiales bacterium genome includes the window GAGTACCCGGAGCTGCCGGACTGCGCGGCCGAGGCCGACACGGCGACCGAGGCGATCGAGCAGCTGGAGCGCGAGCGCGTGCGGGTGATCGTCGAGCTGTTGCGCCGCGGCGAGCAGCCGCCGCGGCCGCGGCCGCCGCTGCGCTCGGGGATCTCGGGGCTCTCCTCGATGACCGTCAGGGATCTCCTCCTTACGGTGTTGCCGGACGTGGAGGTGCCGTAGGGAAGGGAAGGCGCCCCTCGAGAGGGGTCAGAGGTTGTGCGATGGCACGCCGGTGGCGTGCAGGGGGTTGACGAGATGAAGACGCTTGCGTCGGTGGTGGTCGGGCTCGGCGAGTCCGAGGTACGCGAGATCGAGGTGCCCGAGGTCGGGAGCGACGGCGGCTGGATGCGCGTCGAAGCGACGGGGGTCTGCGGCAGCGACGTCGGCGCCTACCTGAAGCGCCAGGGCCCCGACCGGATTCTCGGCCACGAGGTCGTGGGCACCGTGCACCAGCTCGGCCCGGACGCCGAGCGGCGCTGGGGGCTGCGCGAGGGCGACCGGATCATGATCGAGGAGTACATCCCCTGCGGCCACTGCCGGCTGTGCCGCAGCGGCGATGCCCGGCTGTGCGCCGAGACCGACACCTTCGCCGGCGGCGCGGGCGTGATCCGCTTCGGCTCCACCGGCCTCGACGTCGCGCCCGGGCTGTGGGGTGGCTACAGCCAGTACATGTACCTGCACCCGAACACGATGTGGCACCGGGTGCCGGAGTCGATCCCGGCCCACGAGGTGCCGCTCGCGCTGCCGCTCTCCAACGGCTACGAGTGGGCCTACCGCGAGGGCGGGGCGGCGCCGGGTAAGGCGGTGATCGTCATCGGTCCGGGGCAGCAGGGCCTCGGCGCCGTCGTCGCCGCCAAGGAGGCGGGCGCCTCGCTCGTCATCGTCGCCGGCCTCACCAAGGACAAGGGACGCCTCGAGATGGGTGAACGCCTCGGTGCTGACCGCACCGTCGACGTCGAGCAGCAGTCGCTCGTCGAGGTGGTGCGCGAGCTCACCAACGGCGAGATGGCCGACGTCGTCGTCGACGTCGCCGCCGGCAACGAGCAGACCCTCGCGTCGGGGATCGACTGCCTGCACATGCGGGGGACGATGGTCTGCGCGGTCGGCGAGCCGACGCCTACGGTGAACATGGGGGCGATGCGCGCCCGCATGCTCACCCTGAAGGGGGTGCGCGGCCACAGCTACCGCGCCGTCGACTGGGCGATCGATTACCTCGCGCACGGTCGCCTGCCCTACCGCGAGATCACCGCGCCGGCGCTCGCGCTGAGCGAGGTGGACGCCGCCATCCGCCGCACCGGGACGAGCGACGTGATCCACGTGAGCGTCGACCCGTGGACCTGAGGCGCGCCGCCGCTGCCGGCGGCCGCGCGGGCGATTGATCACACCGGCCGCCGAGTGAGAGGAGGAACGACGGATCTGCGATGAGGCGGGGCGCACCGCGTGCCACCGTTTGTGGGGAGGCTTCTTCGGGCCCCTCCGGTCACCGGAGGGGGATAGGGGATACGCATGAGACGAACACGATTCAAGTCCTGGGCCGGCACACTCGCCGCCCTCCTCGTCACCGCCACCTTGGCCCTGCCGGCGGCGGCGAGCGTGAAACCGCACGCCCCTGTCCTTCCGGGCAAGAACGGCGGCCACCTCACCGTCGTCAGCGTCCAGGCGAGCGGCGCCTGGGTCGGAATGGACCCGTTCCTGCCGAACATCCCGCCGGGGACGGCAGCGATGTTCCCCGTCTGGGACCCGCTGTTCAACATGAACCCGGCGACCAACTCGATCGAGCTCAACTCGCTCGCCACCGGCTACCACGTGACCGGTGGCGGCCTCGCCGTCACGATCGAGCTCCGCAAGCACGTGAAGTTCCAGGACGGCACGGCCTTCAACGCCGCGGCGGTGGTCTGGAACCTCGAGCGCTACGCGAGCGCGA containing:
- a CDS encoding zinc-binding dehydrogenase — translated: MKTLASVVVGLGESEVREIEVPEVGSDGGWMRVEATGVCGSDVGAYLKRQGPDRILGHEVVGTVHQLGPDAERRWGLREGDRIMIEEYIPCGHCRLCRSGDARLCAETDTFAGGAGVIRFGSTGLDVAPGLWGGYSQYMYLHPNTMWHRVPESIPAHEVPLALPLSNGYEWAYREGGAAPGKAVIVIGPGQQGLGAVVAAKEAGASLVIVAGLTKDKGRLEMGERLGADRTVDVEQQSLVEVVRELTNGEMADVVVDVAAGNEQTLASGIDCLHMRGTMVCAVGEPTPTVNMGAMRARMLTLKGVRGHSYRAVDWAIDYLAHGRLPYREITAPALALSEVDAAIRRTGTSDVIHVSVDPWT